One Malus domestica chromosome 11, GDT2T_hap1 genomic region harbors:
- the LOC103447955 gene encoding uncharacterized protein, with amino-acid sequence MREREREREREREGMGTEEEKHDHGQSSCQGQGEVDVPLDKVEDSVVVAEEAPQVHPWKRQNLHLEIPTRTSEDCVQDFVAIKMPPTPSPTPRKVNFLLTPGSVDGRMSGSPGPSSAKGKSSIKSLLPKLSFKYRSTADAEKASNLASEGSSTGVREKASISRSLSLTKLFTPKMNRTSSLPVTPMALALRESAHGGSVGGSLNSIRKESKRQIARSLSVPVNHKEMNLRRMDSFFRVISSTPRVKEGDDVSISSPTADAGKDDDNGEDISEEEAVCRICLVELCEGGETLKMECSCKGELALAHQECAIKWFSIKGNKTCDVCKQEVQNLPVTLLRIQSVRARNAGASLYGQEDANGYRVWQEVPVLVIVSMLAYFCFLEQLLVEKMGTGAIAISLPFSCVLGLLSSMTSSTMVQRRFVWVYASVQFALVVLFAHIFYSMVRVQAVLCILLATFAGLGVAMSGSSIIIEFLRWRRRWQTASEQRQMS; translated from the exons atgagagagagagagagagagagagagagagagagagagggaatggGAACTGAGGAAGAAAAGCATGATCATGGTCAAAGTTCATGCCAGGGGCAAGGAGAAGTTGATGTGCCACTTGACAAG GTTGAAGATTCAGTAgtagttgctgaagaagcacccCAAGTTCATCCATGGAAGCGACAAAATCTCCACCTGGAGATACCCACGAGAACATCCGAAGATTGTGTTCAGGATTTTGTTGCAATAAAGATGCCTCCAACACCGAGTCCCACTCCTAGGAAAGTAAATTTTCTCTTGACACCTGGTTCTGTAGATGGAAGAATGAGTGGATCGCCAGGGCCCTCTTCAGCTAAAGGCAAATCATCTATAAAATCTCTTTTACCAAAACTAAGCTTCAAGTATCGAAGTACTGCTGATGCGGAGAAGGCTTCCAACCTAGCTTCAGAAGGTTCTTCTACAGGAGTTCGGGAAAAAGCTTCCATCTCAAGGTCACTGTCTCTCACAAAATTATTCACACCGAAGATGAACAGAACATCATCCCTACCTGTAACTCCAATGGCACTTGCACTCCGAGAATCTGCACACGGCGGAAGTGTTGGTGGCTCTCTGAATTCAATT AGGAAAGAATCCAAAAGACAGATAGCTCGCTCACTTTCAGTCCCAGTCAACCATAAAGAAATGAACTTAAGGAGGATGGATTCATTTTTTCGTGTAATTTCTTCCACTCCTCGAGTCAAGGAAGGAGATGATGTATCGATTAGTTCCCCAACAGCAGATGCTG GGAAAGATGATGATAATGGTGAAGACATATCTGAGGAAGAGGCCGTCTGTAGAATTTGTCTTGTGGAACTGTGTGAAGGGGGTGAGACTCTCAAAATGGAATGCAGTTGCAAAGGTGAACTTGCTCTGGCTCACCAAGAATGTGCTATTAAATGGTTTAGCATCAAAGGTAACAAGACCTGTGATGTGTGTAAGCAAGAGGTTCAAAACCTGCCTGTCACTCTATTACGAATTCAAAGTGTTCGAGCTCGAAATGCTGGTGCAAGTTTATATGGGCAGGAAGATGCTAATGGGTACAG GGTTTGGCAGGAAGTGCCTGTGCTTGTCATTGTCAGCATGCTTGCCTACTTTTGCTTTCTTGAGCAGCTCCTC GTGGAGAAGATGGGTACTGGAGCAATTGCCATCTCTCTTCCATTTTCATGTGTACTGGGTCTCCTCTCATCCATGACCTCATCAACCATGG TGCAAAGAAGATTTGTCTGGGTTTATGCATCGGTTCAGTTTGCTCTGGTGGTTCTATTTGCACATATATTTTACTCGATG GTCCGTGTGCAAGCAGTTCTTTGTATTCTCCTCGCAACATTTGCTGGGTTGGGAGTTGCGATGAGTGGGAGTTCCATCATCATCGAGTTCTtgagatggagaagaagatggCAAACTGCATCCGAGCAACGTCAGATGTCCTAA
- the LOC103413027 gene encoding uncharacterized protein isoform X2: MAWSLEKSDAGVETHLGVVRPATEAHAEEAVGALRAGKVIAVPTDTLYGFACDACSLEAVNRIYEIKGRKHTSPLAICVGDVPDIERFAVTDHLPHGLLDVLLPGPVTLVLSRGESSILEKSLNPGLHSIGVRVPDCNFIRDIARGLGSALALTSANLSGQPSSVSIKDFENLWEHCAYVYNGGVLPSGRAGSTVVDLTRIDKYKILRPGSARDETVAILERYSLEEEGTAT; encoded by the exons ATGGCTTGGAGTTTGGAGAAGAGCGACGCGGGCGTTGAAACCCACTTGGGGGTGGTCCGGCCGGCCACTGAAGCTCACGCTGAAGAGGCCGTAGGAGCTCTCAGAGCCGGAAAAGTCATTGCCGTCCCCACCGATACGCTCTACGGCTTTGCTTGTGATGCTTG CTCTTTGGAAGCGGTGAATCGGATATATGAGATTAAAGGACGTAAGCATACAAGTCCTCTTGCAATTTGTGTTGGGGATGTTCCGGACATTGAGCGGTTTGCTGTCACAGACCATTTGCCCCATGGCTTGCTTGATGTTCTCCTTCCAGGACCCGTTACTCTTGTACTAAGCCGAG GGGAGTCGAGCATTCTTGAGAAGTCTTTAAACCCAGGATTGCATAGTATAGGAGTCCGAGTACCTGACTGTAACTTCATCAGGGACATTGCACGCGGACTGGGGAGTGCATTGGCCCTTACAAGTGCAAACCTGAGTGGGCAGCCAAGTAGTGTTTCCATCAAAGATTTTGAGAACCTCTGGGAACACTGTGCGTACGTTTACAATGGTGGTGTGCTTCCTTCAGGCCGTGCAGGCTCAACAGTTGTGGACCTCACCAGAATCGACAAGTACAAGATTCTTCGACCCGGAAG TGCGAGAGACGAAACTGTTGCAATTCTCGAAAGGTATTCTCTTGAGGAAGAAGGAACAGCTACTTAA
- the LOC103447878 gene encoding probable E3 ubiquitin-protein ligase LUL2 — MGNFGSTTSGGRRRHRPQPQMSGGTHVFAASPPPHASQYPNGPDSNPPQYHQYPSLYPNGSNPNPTQFLQYPGFHPPPPVPGPYPQSFHGTGVYMGPTPANWVHGQFPFGAPPPPPQGAPFVEHQKTVTIKNDVNIKKDSLRVEPDEEDPGRFLVTFTFDAAAPGSMTVMFFAKEDVDCKLIATRESLLKSVTVPFEKGLGQKFRQPSGTGIDFSVFEDIGLTKEGDVEVYPLVVKAESFPLNDGERESDGNSAGNSQITQAVFEKKENGEYKVRVMKQILWVNGTRYELQEIFGIGNSVDNDQNDSGKECIICLSEPRDTTVLPCRHMCMCSGCAKVLRFQTNRCPVCRQPVDRLLEIKVSNGANSSG; from the exons ATGGGAAATTTTGGAAGCACCACCTCCGGGGGTCGCCGGAGGCACCGCCCGCAACCCCAAATGTCTGGGGGCACTCATGTTTTTGCTGCTTCACCACCACCTCATGCATCTCAATATCCAAACGGACCAGACTCCAATCCACCCCAATACCATCAATACCCGTCTCTATATCCAAATGGATCAAACCCAAATCCGACCCAGTTCTTGCAATACCCCGGATTCCACCCGCCGCCGCCTGTGCCGGGTCCGTATCCGCAGTCTTTTCACGGCACCGGGGTCTACATGGGCCCCACTCCCGCCAATTGGGTTCACGGGCAGTTCCCTTTCGGTGCACCCCCTCCTCCCCCTCAGGGTGCTCCCTTTGTGGAACATCAGAAGACGGTCACCATTAAGAATGACGTGAATATCAAGAAAGACTCTTTGAGGGTTGAGCCGGATGAGGAGGATCCCGGGAGGTTCCTTGTTACTTTCACGTTTGATGCTGCTGCGCCCGGAAG CATGACAGTTATGTTTTTTGCTAAAGAAGATGTAGACTGTAAACTGATAGCAACAAGGGAAAGCTTGCTTAAATCTGTTACAGTGCCTTTTGAGAAAGGCCTTGGTCAAAAGTTTAGACAACCTTCCGGAACTGGGATCGACTTCTCAGTGTTTGAGGACATAGGGTTAACAAAAGAGGGTGACGTAGAAGTTTATCCTCTTGTGGTGAAGGCTGAATCCTTTCCCTTGAATGATGGTGAGCGGGAATCGGATGGAAATTCCGCTGGGAATTCTCAGATCACCCAGGCGGTGTTTGAAAAGAAGGAGAatggggagtacaaagtgcgggTGATGAAGCAGATACTATGGGTGAATGGTACGAGGTACGAGCTGCAGGAGATCTTTGGTATTGGGAATTCAGTTgacaatgatcaaaatgattctGGCAAAGAATGTATAATTTGCTTGTCAGAACCTCGAGACACAACTGTCCTCCCATGCCGGCACATG TGCATGTGCAGTGGTTGTGCCAAGGTTCTGAGGTTCCAGACAAATAGATGCCCCGTCTGTAGGCAACCAGTTGATCGGCTCTTGGAAATCAAGGTGAGCAATGGGGCCAATAGTTCAGGATAG
- the LOC103447877 gene encoding zinc finger CCCH domain-containing protein 24-like isoform X1, with translation MSSTPTPTAEPVTELLNPPSPLNGHGSTDQPQPPQDPATQPPDDVVSGDKRKREVNDDVQNPSAAPPLWKTSLCSFFRREAKTCGHGSECRYAHGEAELRPRPDNTWDPTSERAKKQKLEEEIEECVALDNVMMTEAIDEDGDGGDAGGLDPELSKCLVHLPRNWKSEKLKEFLSEKAIEFKSAKKKKGMALGFVSFENAEQLQNAVKDLEGISIGNKVMKVADVIPRSFEKRTKSIMAPQIPGVGLDGENVEDSMTANGAEDGDGLNGRSARKVVTPLAHMSYDDQLEHKKSSLMQILKRLTRNARKACPDGIPLPEWILKSREIGGLPCSLEGILASPVVKGYRNKCEFSVGYSLRGKITVGFMLGNFREGVTAVEEPFDCPNVSRISSQYASIFQEFLQHSSLPIWNRFKNIGFWRQLTVREGRRPGIATDSEHCEANIAEVMLIVQVSSSGFDDAQITSEYERLAQAFPAGAAASSPSLPLTFLVIQDHQGISNAAPADAPLRSLSIPKAEGGSETQSADNVVEPKIHDYINNLKFCISPTAFFQVNTPAAEKLYSLAGEWAQLGPDTLLFDVCCGTGTIGLTLAHHVGMVVGIEMNASAVSDARRNAEINDIKNCRFVCAKAEDVMRSLLEEYAIAPQKQDDHVTEGSDKVIVTEGEKAISVDNKPNPEESSSHELDTASEGLEIDKQEVRSQPQSSCTSEKGKTPVKCFSNVVAIVDPPRNGLHPTVIKALRTHADLRKLVYISCNPETLVANAIELCTPSPEKIDKNKNNRAWRNMGSAGLARHRTKSMPASEPFRPVKAMAVDIFPHTVHCELVMLLER, from the exons ATGTCTTCAACTCCAACTCCCACTGCCGAACCCGTAACTGAACTCCTAAACCCACCATCCCCACTCAACGGGCATGGTTCAACCGATCAACCCCAACCGCCACAGGACCCAGCAACCCAACCGCCCGACGACGTCGTATCCGGCGACAAACGCAAGCGAGAGGTTAACGACGACGTCCAAAACCCTTCCGCCGCGCCCCCTCTATGGAAGACCAGCCTCTGCTCCTTTTTCAGGCGCGAGGCCAAAACCTGCGGCCATGGAAGCGAGTGCCGCTACGCACACGGCGAGGCGGAGCTCCGTCCCCGACCCGACAACACGTGGGACCCGACATCCGAGCGCGCCAAGAAGCAGAAGTTGGAGGAGGAGATTGAGGAGTGCGTGGCTTTGGACAATGTGATGATGACGGAGGCCATCGATGAAGACGGAGACGGCGGCGATGCTGGGGGTTTGGATCCCGAGCTGAGCAAGTGCCTGGTGCATTTGCCGAGGAATTGGAAGTCCGAGAAACTGAAAGAATTTCTCAGTGAGAAGGCAA TCGAATTTAAGTcggcgaagaagaagaagggcatGGCTTTAGGGTTTGTGAGTTTTGAGAATGCAGAGCAACTACAAAATGCTGTGAAG GACCTGGAAGGAATATCGATTGGCAACAAAGTTATGAAGGTTGCGGATGTCATTCCCAGATCATTCGAAAAGAGAACCAAATCGATAATGGCCCCTCAAATCCCAGGTGTTGGATTAGATGGGGAGAATGTGGAAGACTCTATGACTGCAAATGGGGCTGAGGATGGTGATGGGCTTAATGGACGAAGTGCCCGGAAAGTCGTGACTCCCCTAGCTCATATGTCTTATGATGATCAGTTGGAGCATAAAAAGAGCTCTCTTATGCAGATTCTCAAAAGACTT ACGAGGAACGCTCGTAAAGCTTGTCCTGATGGTATTCCACTTCCAGAATGGATACTCAAGTCTAGGGAGATAG GTGGCCTTCCATGCAGTTTAGAGGGTATATTAGCGTCCCCAGTTGTAAAAGGATATCGGAACAAGTGTGAATTTTCAGTTGGGTATTCTTTACGGGGAAAAATTACTGTGGGGTTTATGCTTGGAAACTTTAG GGAGGGTGTTACAGCAGTTGAAGAACCTTTTGACTGCCCAAATGTTTCCAGAATTTCTTCCCAATATGCTTCAATATTTCAGGAATTTCTGCAACATTCAAGTTTACCGATTTGGAACAGATTTAAGAATATTGGATTCTGGCGCCAATTGACG GTTCGAGAAGGGAGGAGACCAGGCATTGCTACTGATTCTGAACATTGTGAGGCCAATATTGCGGAGGTCATGCTTATTGTTCAG GTTTCCAGTAGTGGATTTGATGATGCGCAAATAACCAGTGAATATGAGAGGTTGGCTCAAGCTTTTCCTGCAGGAGCTGCTGCTAGCTCTCCATCTTTGCCTCTAACGTTTTTAGTTATTCAG GATCACCAAGGAATATCTAATGCAGCTCCAGCTGATGCTCCACTGCGCTCATTATCTATTCCTAAAGCAGAAGGTGGTTCCGAAACGCAGTCCGCCGACAATGTTGTAGAACCAAAAATTCATGACTATATAAACAATCTTAAGTTCTGTATATCACCAACAGCCTTTTTCCAG GTTAATACCCCTGCTGCAGAGAAGCTTTACTCGCTTGCGGGGGAGTGGGCTCAGTTGGGTCCTGATACCTTGCTATTTGATGTATGTTGTGGGACTGGAACAATTGGGCTGACTTTAGCACACCATGTTGGTATG GTTGTTGGCATTGAAATGAATGCTTCTGCGGTTTCAGATGCTCGTAGGAATGCTGAAATTAATGACATAAAGAACTGTAGATTTGTCTGTGCGAAG GCAGAGGATGTGATGCGGTCTTTGTTGGAAGAGTACGCAATTGCACCTCAGAAACAAGACGATCATGTCACTGAAGGTAGTGACAAAGTTATAGTTACAGAGGGCGAGAAAGCAATCTCAGTGGACAACAAACCCAACCCTGAGGAGAGTTCAAGCCATGAGCTTGACACTGCATCTGAGGGTTTAGAAATTGACAAGCAGGAAGTGAGAAGCCAACCTCAAAGCAGTTGCACTTCTGAAAAGGGGAAAACTCCAGTCAAATGTTTCAGTAATGTTGTTGCTATTGTTGATCCTCCAAGAAACGGACTTCACCCCACT GTGATCAAAGCACTGAGGACTCATGCTGATCTAAGGAAGCTTGT CTACATTTCCTGCAATCCTGAAACATTGGTGGCAAATGCGATCGAGCTTTGCACACCTTCTCCTGAGAAAATCgacaagaacaagaacaacaGAGCATGGAGAAACATGGGCAGTGCTGGCCTAGCACGGCACAGGACCAAGTCTATGCCTGCTTCAGAACCTTTCCGTCCTGTAAAAGCAATGGCTGTTGACATTTTCCCACATACCGTACACTGTGAATTAGTAATGCTCCTTGAGAGGTAG
- the LOC103447877 gene encoding zinc finger CCCH domain-containing protein 24-like isoform X2 gives MSSTPTPTAEPVTELLNPPSPLNGHGSTDQPQPPQDPATQPPDDVVSGDKRKREVNDDVQNPSAAPPLWKTSLCSFFRREAKTCGHGSECRYAHGEAELRPRPDNTWDPTSERAKKQKLEEEIEECVALDNVMMTEAIDEDGDGGDAGGLDPELSKCLVHLPRNWKSEKLKEFLSEKGVEFKSAKKKKGMALGFVSFENAEQLQNAVKDLEGISIGNKVMKVADVIPRSFEKRTKSIMAPQIPGVGLDGENVEDSMTANGAEDGDGLNGRSARKVVTPLAHMSYDDQLEHKKSSLMQILKRLTRNARKACPDGIPLPEWILKSREIGGLPCSLEGILASPVVKGYRNKCEFSVGYSLRGKITVGFMLGNFREGVTAVEEPFDCPNVSRISSQYASIFQEFLQHSSLPIWNRFKNIGFWRQLTVREGRRPGIATDSEHCEANIAEVMLIVQVSSSGFDDAQITSEYERLAQAFPAGAAASSPSLPLTFLVIQDHQGISNAAPADAPLRSLSIPKAEGGSETQSADNVVEPKIHDYINNLKFCISPTAFFQVNTPAAEKLYSLAGEWAQLGPDTLLFDVCCGTGTIGLTLAHHVGMVVGIEMNASAVSDARRNAEINDIKNCRFVCAKAEDVMRSLLEEYAIAPQKQDDHVTEGSDKVIVTEGEKAISVDNKPNPEESSSHELDTASEGLEIDKQEVRSQPQSSCTSEKGKTPVKCFSNVVAIVDPPRNGLHPTVIKALRTHADLRKLVYISCNPETLVANAIELCTPSPEKIDKNKNNRAWRNMGSAGLARHRTKSMPASEPFRPVKAMAVDIFPHTVHCELVMLLER, from the exons ATGTCTTCAACTCCAACTCCCACTGCCGAACCCGTAACTGAACTCCTAAACCCACCATCCCCACTCAACGGGCATGGTTCAACCGATCAACCCCAACCGCCACAGGACCCAGCAACCCAACCGCCCGACGACGTCGTATCCGGCGACAAACGCAAGCGAGAGGTTAACGACGACGTCCAAAACCCTTCCGCCGCGCCCCCTCTATGGAAGACCAGCCTCTGCTCCTTTTTCAGGCGCGAGGCCAAAACCTGCGGCCATGGAAGCGAGTGCCGCTACGCACACGGCGAGGCGGAGCTCCGTCCCCGACCCGACAACACGTGGGACCCGACATCCGAGCGCGCCAAGAAGCAGAAGTTGGAGGAGGAGATTGAGGAGTGCGTGGCTTTGGACAATGTGATGATGACGGAGGCCATCGATGAAGACGGAGACGGCGGCGATGCTGGGGGTTTGGATCCCGAGCTGAGCAAGTGCCTGGTGCATTTGCCGAGGAATTGGAAGTCCGAGAAACTGAAAGAATTTCTCAGTGAGAAG GGAGTCGAATTTAAGTcggcgaagaagaagaagggcatGGCTTTAGGGTTTGTGAGTTTTGAGAATGCAGAGCAACTACAAAATGCTGTGAAG GACCTGGAAGGAATATCGATTGGCAACAAAGTTATGAAGGTTGCGGATGTCATTCCCAGATCATTCGAAAAGAGAACCAAATCGATAATGGCCCCTCAAATCCCAGGTGTTGGATTAGATGGGGAGAATGTGGAAGACTCTATGACTGCAAATGGGGCTGAGGATGGTGATGGGCTTAATGGACGAAGTGCCCGGAAAGTCGTGACTCCCCTAGCTCATATGTCTTATGATGATCAGTTGGAGCATAAAAAGAGCTCTCTTATGCAGATTCTCAAAAGACTT ACGAGGAACGCTCGTAAAGCTTGTCCTGATGGTATTCCACTTCCAGAATGGATACTCAAGTCTAGGGAGATAG GTGGCCTTCCATGCAGTTTAGAGGGTATATTAGCGTCCCCAGTTGTAAAAGGATATCGGAACAAGTGTGAATTTTCAGTTGGGTATTCTTTACGGGGAAAAATTACTGTGGGGTTTATGCTTGGAAACTTTAG GGAGGGTGTTACAGCAGTTGAAGAACCTTTTGACTGCCCAAATGTTTCCAGAATTTCTTCCCAATATGCTTCAATATTTCAGGAATTTCTGCAACATTCAAGTTTACCGATTTGGAACAGATTTAAGAATATTGGATTCTGGCGCCAATTGACG GTTCGAGAAGGGAGGAGACCAGGCATTGCTACTGATTCTGAACATTGTGAGGCCAATATTGCGGAGGTCATGCTTATTGTTCAG GTTTCCAGTAGTGGATTTGATGATGCGCAAATAACCAGTGAATATGAGAGGTTGGCTCAAGCTTTTCCTGCAGGAGCTGCTGCTAGCTCTCCATCTTTGCCTCTAACGTTTTTAGTTATTCAG GATCACCAAGGAATATCTAATGCAGCTCCAGCTGATGCTCCACTGCGCTCATTATCTATTCCTAAAGCAGAAGGTGGTTCCGAAACGCAGTCCGCCGACAATGTTGTAGAACCAAAAATTCATGACTATATAAACAATCTTAAGTTCTGTATATCACCAACAGCCTTTTTCCAG GTTAATACCCCTGCTGCAGAGAAGCTTTACTCGCTTGCGGGGGAGTGGGCTCAGTTGGGTCCTGATACCTTGCTATTTGATGTATGTTGTGGGACTGGAACAATTGGGCTGACTTTAGCACACCATGTTGGTATG GTTGTTGGCATTGAAATGAATGCTTCTGCGGTTTCAGATGCTCGTAGGAATGCTGAAATTAATGACATAAAGAACTGTAGATTTGTCTGTGCGAAG GCAGAGGATGTGATGCGGTCTTTGTTGGAAGAGTACGCAATTGCACCTCAGAAACAAGACGATCATGTCACTGAAGGTAGTGACAAAGTTATAGTTACAGAGGGCGAGAAAGCAATCTCAGTGGACAACAAACCCAACCCTGAGGAGAGTTCAAGCCATGAGCTTGACACTGCATCTGAGGGTTTAGAAATTGACAAGCAGGAAGTGAGAAGCCAACCTCAAAGCAGTTGCACTTCTGAAAAGGGGAAAACTCCAGTCAAATGTTTCAGTAATGTTGTTGCTATTGTTGATCCTCCAAGAAACGGACTTCACCCCACT GTGATCAAAGCACTGAGGACTCATGCTGATCTAAGGAAGCTTGT CTACATTTCCTGCAATCCTGAAACATTGGTGGCAAATGCGATCGAGCTTTGCACACCTTCTCCTGAGAAAATCgacaagaacaagaacaacaGAGCATGGAGAAACATGGGCAGTGCTGGCCTAGCACGGCACAGGACCAAGTCTATGCCTGCTTCAGAACCTTTCCGTCCTGTAAAAGCAATGGCTGTTGACATTTTCCCACATACCGTACACTGTGAATTAGTAATGCTCCTTGAGAGGTAG
- the LOC103413027 gene encoding uncharacterized protein isoform X1, whose product MNIPTRIAARLPLLASPSLPSSSSSALTLHSFSSVFSHHRLRKLGNLAPTVNTSRLKRCVAKKMAWSLEKSDAGVETHLGVVRPATEAHAEEAVGALRAGKVIAVPTDTLYGFACDACSLEAVNRIYEIKGRKHTSPLAICVGDVPDIERFAVTDHLPHGLLDVLLPGPVTLVLSRGESSILEKSLNPGLHSIGVRVPDCNFIRDIARGLGSALALTSANLSGQPSSVSIKDFENLWEHCAYVYNGGVLPSGRAGSTVVDLTRIDKYKILRPGSARDETVAILERYSLEEEGTAT is encoded by the exons ATGAACATTCCAACAAGAATCGCAGCCAGACTTCCCCTACTCGCCTCTCCTTCGCttccctcctcctcttcctccgcTCTCACCCTCCACAGCTTCTCCTCTGTATTCTCTCACCACC GCTTGCGCAAATTGGGCAATTTAGCGCCAACGGTGAACACCAGTAGATTGAAACGCTGCGTTGCGAAGAAGATGGCTTGGAGTTTGGAGAAGAGCGACGCGGGCGTTGAAACCCACTTGGGGGTGGTCCGGCCGGCCACTGAAGCTCACGCTGAAGAGGCCGTAGGAGCTCTCAGAGCCGGAAAAGTCATTGCCGTCCCCACCGATACGCTCTACGGCTTTGCTTGTGATGCTTG CTCTTTGGAAGCGGTGAATCGGATATATGAGATTAAAGGACGTAAGCATACAAGTCCTCTTGCAATTTGTGTTGGGGATGTTCCGGACATTGAGCGGTTTGCTGTCACAGACCATTTGCCCCATGGCTTGCTTGATGTTCTCCTTCCAGGACCCGTTACTCTTGTACTAAGCCGAG GGGAGTCGAGCATTCTTGAGAAGTCTTTAAACCCAGGATTGCATAGTATAGGAGTCCGAGTACCTGACTGTAACTTCATCAGGGACATTGCACGCGGACTGGGGAGTGCATTGGCCCTTACAAGTGCAAACCTGAGTGGGCAGCCAAGTAGTGTTTCCATCAAAGATTTTGAGAACCTCTGGGAACACTGTGCGTACGTTTACAATGGTGGTGTGCTTCCTTCAGGCCGTGCAGGCTCAACAGTTGTGGACCTCACCAGAATCGACAAGTACAAGATTCTTCGACCCGGAAG TGCGAGAGACGAAACTGTTGCAATTCTCGAAAGGTATTCTCTTGAGGAAGAAGGAACAGCTACTTAA